A genome region from Choloepus didactylus isolate mChoDid1 chromosome 12, mChoDid1.pri, whole genome shotgun sequence includes the following:
- the GPR18 gene encoding N-arachidonyl glycine receptor: protein MTTPSNQHQPVPSDNSHPEEYKIAALVFYSCIFIIGVLVNVTALWVFSCTTKKRTTVTVYMMNVALLDLIFILSLPFRMFYYAKGEWPFGEVFCHILGALTVFYPSIALWLLAFISADRYMAIVQPKYAKELKNTCKAVLACVGVWIMTLTMTIPLLFLNEDQDKASNPATCLKISDIIHLKAMNVLNFTRLVFFFLIPLFIMIGCYLVIIHSLLHGRTSKLKPKVKEKSIRIIVTLVVQVLVCFTPFHICFAFLMLGGKANSYSPWGAFTTFLMNLSTCLDVILYYIVSKQFQARVISVMLYRNYLRSVRRKSFRSASLRSLSNINSEML, encoded by the coding sequence ATGACTACCCCTAGCAATCAACATCAACCAGTTCCTTCTGACAACTCACATCCAGAGGAATACAAAATTGCTGCCCTTGTCTTCTACAGCTGTATCTTCATAATTGGAGTGCTCGTTAACGTCACCGCATTATGGGTTTTCAGTTGTACCACCAAGAAGAGAACCACTGTAACTGTCTATATGATGAATGTGGCATTATTGGACTTAATATTTATACTGAGCCTACCCTTTCGAATGTTTTATTATGCAAAAGGTGAATGGCCATTTGGAGAGGTCTTCTGCCACATTCTTGGGGCTCTCACAGTGTTTTATCCAAGTATTGCTCTATGGCTTCTTGCTTTTATTAGTGCTGACAGATACATGGCCATTGTGCAGCCAAAATATGCCAAAGAACTTAAAAACACATGCAAAGCCGTGCTAGCTTGTGTGGGAGTCTGGATAATGACTCTGACAATGACGATCCCactactatttttaaatgaagaccAAGATAAAGCTTCCAACCCTGCCACGTGCCTAAAGATTTCTGACATTATCCACTTAAAAGCTATGAATGTGCTGAACTTCACTCgactggtattttttttcctgatacctCTGTTCATCATGATTGGGTGCTACTTGGTCATTATTCATAGTCTCCTTCATGGAAGGACATCTAAGCTGAAACCAAAAGTCAAGGAGAAGTCTATAAGAATCATCGTCACTCTCGTGGTGCAAGTGCTCGTCTGCTTTACGCCTTTCCACATCTGTTTTGCTTTCCTAATGCTGGGAGGGAAAGCAAATAGTTACAGTCCCTGGGGAGCCTTTACCACCTTTCTCATGAACCTCAGCACATGTCTGGATGTTATTCTCTACTACATTGTTTCAAAACAATTTCAAGCTCGAGTCATTAGTGTCATGCTATACCGCAATTATCTTCGGAGTGTGCGCAGAAAAAGTTTCCGATCAGCTAGTTTACGGTCACTAAGCAACATAAACAGTGAAATGTTATGA